A DNA window from Helianthus annuus cultivar XRQ/B chromosome 15, HanXRQr2.0-SUNRISE, whole genome shotgun sequence contains the following coding sequences:
- the LOC110885148 gene encoding uncharacterized protein LOC110885148 isoform X1: protein MKVCVRGSFFCYKIPWLFYLPFIVGIGDLGNSWKFINMPPRVRGRGKVPMRGGPSTAGPSHRRTPSASFSTSDSHDLWAQPFEPARHSVSLSSSPSFHPSFGPLVPDEPQHSHHSQQSHDSHESYQSHHSLHSHSFHHSDSLYSPGQFNSNDYVNNLLGYNPLGPEDHFSQEMEMDDDPDPEMQTPGHPISIPSESPFQGSPYHGPDSFQEKMATYNWFFTPSYHSSPAQPPLVEPQLQAVSPPPLPVEEPPQQPPQPPSEPPRQRRNARISVWGGPRFSSPQGSSSYPLFRRTPRRVGPRTRHLRLILRQFHLHHLSRLWVLITLSRPSQVLLSIIFLKTRRDIHRIMELKTRTLQLHSIITFTLLLTLRLIQLDTRFRVISTRRTSNLLLSSYNSSNRLRKSWRG from the exons ATGAAAGTGTGTGTGCGCGGGAGCTTCTTTTGTTACAAGATTCCATGGCTGTTCTATCTTCCATTCATTGTTGGAATCGGTGATCTCGGAAATTCTTG GAAGTTCATCAACATGCCTCCAAGAGTAAGGGGAAGAGGCAAAGTTCCCATGCGAGGGGGACCGTCGACAGCAGGACCATCTCATAGACGCACTCCATCGGCGTCCTTTTCTACCTCTGACTCTCACGATCTGTGGGCTCAACCTTTTGAGCCAGCAAGACATTCTGTCTCGCTAAGCTCTTCACCTTCTTTCCACCCGTCTTTTGGGCCGCTAGTTCCAGACGAGCCCCAACACTCACACCACTCTCAACAATCTCATGATTCTCACGAGTCTTACCAATCGCACCACTCTTTGCATTCCCATTCGTTTCACCATTCTGATTCCCTCTACTCTCCGGGACAGTTCAACTCAAACGATTATGTTAACAACTTGCTTGGCTACAACCCATTGGGCCCTGAGGACCATTTTTCTCAGGAGATGGAAATGGACGATGATCCAGATCCGGAGATGCAGACACCGGGCCACCCAATTAGCATACCAAGTGAATCTCCATTTCAGGGATCACCTTACCATGGGCCCGACTCGTTTCAAGAGAAAATGGCCACATATAATTGGTTCTTTACCCCATCATACCATAGCTCTCCAGCCCAACCACCTTTGGTTGAACCCCAACTCCAAGCTGtttcaccaccaccacttccTGTTGAGGAGCCACCTCAGCAGCCACCGCAACCACCTTCCGAGCCTCCGAGGCAAAGGAGGAACGCACGTATATCCGTGTGGGGAGGACCTCGTTTCAGTTCTCCCCAGGGTTCGAGTTCTTATCCCCTATTCCGGAGGACCCCCAGAAGGGTGGGCCCTCGAACGCGGCACCTGAGATTGATCCTCCGCCAGTTTCATTTGCACCACCTCAGCCGCctatgggttttgataaccctATCCCGACCTAGCCAGGTCCTACTGAGTATAATCTTTTTGAAAACACGTCGGGATATCCATCGGATTATGGAACTCAAGACCCGTACCTTACAGCTACACAGTATTATcacctttacccttcttcttaCCCTCCGACTCATCCAACTGGATACCCGGTTCAGGGTTATCAGTACCCGTCGTACCAGCAACCTCCTCCTCAGTAGCTACAACAGCAGCAACAGACTCAGGAAATCCTGGAGAGGTTAG